Proteins from one Candidatus Nitrospira nitrosa genomic window:
- the hchA gene encoding glyoxalase III HchA codes for MATEELDKRPTPDQAEDNAFFPSPYSLGKFTSAKSDLDGTDYPNAYRGGKWKVLIIATDERYLLMQNGTMFSTGNHPVEMLLPMYHLHKAGFDFDIATLSGNPVKLELWALPKEDEAVQNIYHEYLDKMKRPLKLSDVIERNLGNDSHYIGVFIPGGHGALVGIPQSSEVKAVLKWAMNKDKHIISLCHGPASLLAAAVGESKDTYIFKGYKICVFPDAIDKKTPEIGYMPGSLPWFIGEKLKELGVEILNSDITGQTHQDRKLITGDSPFASNNVGKAAAKALLKEVGQG; via the coding sequence ATGGCGACCGAAGAACTCGACAAACGACCCACTCCCGATCAGGCCGAAGACAACGCCTTCTTTCCTTCTCCCTACTCGTTGGGAAAATTCACGTCAGCAAAATCCGATCTTGACGGCACGGACTACCCAAACGCCTACCGGGGAGGCAAATGGAAGGTACTGATTATCGCCACAGACGAGCGATATCTGTTGATGCAAAACGGCACGATGTTCTCGACCGGCAACCATCCCGTCGAGATGTTGCTGCCGATGTATCACCTGCATAAAGCCGGGTTCGACTTTGACATCGCCACGTTGTCGGGGAATCCCGTCAAGCTGGAACTCTGGGCGCTGCCGAAGGAGGACGAGGCAGTCCAGAACATCTACCACGAATATCTCGACAAAATGAAACGCCCGCTCAAATTGTCTGACGTGATCGAACGGAATCTTGGCAACGACTCTCATTATATCGGTGTATTCATCCCCGGTGGCCACGGTGCCCTGGTAGGCATTCCACAGAGTTCGGAAGTAAAAGCCGTCCTGAAGTGGGCGATGAACAAGGACAAGCATATTATTTCGCTCTGCCATGGCCCGGCATCACTGCTGGCGGCGGCGGTCGGCGAATCGAAGGACACCTACATCTTCAAGGGATACAAGATTTGCGTCTTCCCGGACGCCATCGACAAGAAGACTCCTGAGATTGGGTACATGCCTGGCTCGTTGCCGTGGTTCATCGGCGAAAAGCTAAAAGAACTTGGTGTGGAAATTCTCAACAGCGACATCACAGGCCAAACACATCAGGATAGAAAGCTCATCACGGGCGACAGTCCTTTTGCTTCCAATAATGTCGGCAAGGCGGCGGCCAAGGCTCTTCTCAAAGAAGTCGGTCAGGGCTAA
- a CDS encoding CDGSH iron-sulfur domain-containing protein: MGQPRMAAKEPSVLTLEAGTYYWCTCGRSRDQPFCDGSHEGTGFEPMEFTVDETKEVALCQCKRTKTPPYCDGTHQTL, translated from the coding sequence ATGGGACAACCGCGCATGGCAGCAAAAGAGCCGTCAGTCCTGACCCTGGAAGCAGGTACCTATTACTGGTGTACATGTGGACGATCGAGGGATCAACCGTTCTGTGATGGGTCGCACGAAGGGACTGGGTTCGAGCCGATGGAATTTACGGTCGACGAAACGAAAGAAGTGGCGTTGTGCCAATGTAAGCGGACCAAGACACCCCCGTACTGCGACGGGACACACCAGACGCTGTGA
- a CDS encoding pirin family protein, which yields MKKIAGILRADGGHWVGDGFPVRSLFSYHHDSADVSPFLLFDYAGPHRFSPTDQPRGVGQHPHRGFETVTIVYDGEVAHRDSAGNGGTIGPGDVQWMTAARGIIHEEFHSPNYSKTGGPFRMVQLWVNLPAKDKMSPPGYQAITSADIPVVPLTGGTARIIAGEFRGAHGPARTFTPVNLWDVRLDQATDLTLDFPEGHNVMLAVLSGSVLINGTQKANEAEIVRLERDGKDITIHTDGEAIVLILTGTPIDEPVVGYGPFVMNTQEEIRQAALDFNSGRFGQVTAPQPTAR from the coding sequence AGATAGCCGGCATTCTGCGAGCAGACGGGGGTCATTGGGTCGGAGACGGGTTCCCCGTCAGATCATTGTTTTCCTACCACCATGATAGTGCGGACGTCAGCCCGTTCCTGCTGTTTGATTACGCGGGCCCGCATCGGTTCAGCCCCACCGACCAGCCGCGAGGCGTGGGGCAGCATCCTCATCGAGGATTTGAAACCGTGACGATCGTCTATGACGGTGAAGTGGCCCATCGTGATTCGGCTGGGAACGGAGGGACGATCGGACCAGGCGACGTGCAATGGATGACCGCGGCCCGCGGCATCATTCATGAGGAATTCCATTCGCCGAATTACAGCAAAACAGGAGGCCCCTTTCGGATGGTCCAACTGTGGGTCAATCTGCCGGCGAAGGATAAAATGAGCCCTCCCGGCTACCAGGCAATCACCAGCGCAGACATTCCGGTCGTCCCCTTAACGGGTGGAACGGCGCGTATCATCGCGGGTGAATTTCGCGGCGCCCATGGACCAGCTCGCACCTTTACACCGGTGAACCTCTGGGATGTGCGACTCGATCAAGCAACCGATCTCACGCTGGACTTTCCAGAAGGGCACAATGTCATGCTGGCGGTGCTCTCGGGAAGCGTGCTCATTAACGGGACGCAAAAGGCGAATGAGGCAGAGATCGTTCGGCTTGAGCGCGACGGAAAGGACATCACGATCCATACTGATGGCGAGGCGATCGTGCTCATTCTGACAGGCACGCCTATCGACGAACCGGTAGTGGGCTACGGCCCATTTGTCATGAACACGCAGGAGGAAATTCGGCAAGCCGCACTTGATTTCAACAGCGGCCGCTTTGGGCAAGTCACCGCGCCGCAACCAACTGCCCGGTAA
- a CDS encoding winged helix-turn-helix transcriptional regulator, whose translation MKRLERGGILTRQVMATSPPTVEYALTDLGGEVTPRHRGYCPGRTQTQQ comes from the coding sequence ATGAAGCGACTGGAGCGGGGCGGCATTCTCACGCGGCAGGTGATGGCCACCTCTCCGCCCACTGTCGAATATGCCTTGACTGATCTTGGCGGAGAAGTGACACCTCGCCATCGAGGCTATTGTCCGGGTAGGACACAAACTCAACAGTAA
- a CDS encoding alpha/beta hydrolase family protein produces the protein MCRAGFPGHFGEPWSNFEAVEIDFVIQYKHLIEAGDNVLTYDFRNHGNSGAANNGVCGIGQWEWRDCVGVKEYVDNHPQLSKMTVGLYGQCMGGISQYNAIARRPELFANVTCMCSPLVPSMTAVFQAFSELLKVAQYQELIDLELLKMGAFPAAEMAGQLYASKVTMPNLSLQVQNDAWTKNPEDGQKTFEMLGSKEKEMIWVEDMTHRFRDGYNYFGRYPEKILAFFAKHMK, from the coding sequence ATGTGCCGCGCGGGATTCCCCGGGCATTTCGGCGAGCCGTGGAGCAACTTTGAAGCGGTCGAAATCGACTTCGTCATTCAGTATAAGCATCTGATCGAGGCCGGGGACAATGTGCTCACCTATGACTTCCGCAATCACGGCAACAGCGGTGCTGCCAACAATGGTGTTTGCGGGATCGGCCAGTGGGAGTGGCGTGACTGTGTGGGCGTGAAAGAGTATGTGGACAATCATCCGCAGCTCAGCAAGATGACCGTCGGACTCTACGGTCAGTGCATGGGCGGCATCTCGCAGTACAATGCCATTGCCAGGCGTCCGGAACTCTTTGCCAACGTCACGTGTATGTGCAGCCCGCTGGTCCCTTCGATGACGGCGGTCTTTCAGGCGTTTTCGGAGTTGCTGAAGGTTGCGCAGTATCAGGAGCTCATTGATCTAGAGCTCCTGAAGATGGGCGCTTTCCCGGCTGCCGAGATGGCCGGGCAGCTCTATGCGTCGAAGGTCACCATGCCTAACTTGTCGCTTCAGGTGCAGAACGACGCGTGGACCAAGAACCCGGAAGACGGGCAGAAGACGTTCGAGATGCTTGGGAGTAAGGAGAAGGAGATGATCTGGGTTGAGGATATGACCCACCGCTTCAGGGATGGCTACAACTACTTTGGACGATACCCTGAGAAAATTCTCGCCTTCTTCGCGAAGCATATGAAGTAA
- a CDS encoding glycoside hydrolase family 15 protein, whose translation MTYHPIQNYGIIGNMRTAALVSMGGSIDWFCFPHFDSPSVFAAVLDHDKGGRFEIASTHEGVRTKQFYWPDTNILMTRFYAAGGIAEVEDFMPPGLSSGSAWRHSLIRRVRVRQGSMEFRLRCHPAFDYAREAHRTIITAQGASFHSADLSLRLTTDIPLTADDRGAAAVFVLHEEQAAVFVLGGMQSDKDQGPCPSAGEADELFEQTVNYWRRWLSKCTYTGRWREMVYRSALTLKLLTFEPTGAIIAAPTCSLPETVGGGRNWDYRYTWIRDAAFTLYSLLRIGFTDEAVSFMRWLEARAAESDGSLQIAYGIDGRRDLTEQTLDHLDGYRGSRPVRIGNGAYNQLQLDIYGELLDAVYLYNKHVMPIGYELWTRIRNQLDWLCENWQQPDEGIWEVRGGRRHFVYSKLMCWVAMDRGLRLADKRSFPADRARWLQVRDQIYEEIMVKGWSSTRQAFVQYYGSEALDASNLIMPLMFFLSPNDPRMLKTLDAINRSPKHGGLVSDGLVYRYDSGTGEDGLTGEEGSFTICSFWLVEALTRAGRVDRAKLREARLLFERMLGHANHLGLYSEEIGPCGDALGNFPQAFTHLSFISAAVNLDQALAMKVS comes from the coding sequence ATGACGTATCACCCTATTCAGAATTACGGCATCATCGGGAACATGCGCACGGCGGCGCTCGTCAGCATGGGGGGCTCGATCGACTGGTTCTGTTTTCCCCACTTTGACTCTCCGAGCGTGTTCGCAGCCGTTCTCGATCATGACAAAGGCGGCCGATTTGAGATTGCCTCCACGCACGAGGGGGTCAGGACCAAGCAGTTCTACTGGCCGGATACGAATATCTTGATGACCCGCTTCTACGCGGCGGGTGGAATCGCCGAGGTCGAAGATTTCATGCCGCCCGGCTTGTCGAGCGGTTCCGCCTGGCGGCACTCACTGATTCGTCGGGTGAGAGTGAGGCAGGGCAGCATGGAGTTTCGCCTGCGATGTCATCCCGCCTTTGATTATGCGCGGGAAGCTCATCGCACGATCATTACCGCACAAGGCGCGAGTTTCCATTCTGCCGATCTTAGCTTGAGGCTTACGACGGATATTCCGCTCACGGCAGATGATCGCGGGGCGGCGGCAGTCTTTGTCCTACATGAGGAGCAGGCGGCGGTGTTCGTGCTCGGGGGCATGCAATCCGACAAAGACCAAGGTCCCTGTCCTTCAGCGGGTGAAGCCGATGAACTCTTTGAGCAGACGGTAAACTATTGGCGCCGTTGGTTGTCCAAATGCACCTATACCGGTCGTTGGCGGGAAATGGTGTACCGCTCAGCACTGACACTGAAACTCCTGACGTTCGAACCGACCGGTGCCATCATTGCCGCCCCGACGTGCAGCTTGCCGGAGACCGTCGGCGGAGGCCGAAACTGGGATTATCGCTATACATGGATTCGGGATGCCGCGTTTACACTCTACAGTCTCTTGCGGATCGGCTTTACCGACGAAGCGGTCAGCTTTATGCGATGGCTAGAGGCGCGAGCGGCGGAGTCAGATGGATCGTTGCAAATCGCTTACGGCATCGACGGACGCCGCGATCTGACGGAACAGACGCTCGATCATTTGGACGGCTATCGAGGATCCCGACCGGTGCGAATCGGCAACGGCGCATACAACCAACTACAGCTGGACATCTACGGTGAGCTCCTCGACGCAGTGTATTTGTACAACAAACATGTGATGCCGATCGGATATGAACTGTGGACGCGCATCCGGAACCAGCTTGATTGGCTCTGTGAGAACTGGCAGCAGCCGGACGAAGGCATCTGGGAGGTGCGCGGCGGCCGTCGGCATTTCGTGTATTCGAAATTGATGTGCTGGGTTGCGATGGATCGAGGCCTTCGATTGGCCGATAAGCGGTCGTTTCCTGCGGATCGCGCGCGCTGGCTTCAGGTCAGAGACCAAATCTACGAGGAGATCATGGTGAAGGGCTGGAGTTCCACGAGGCAGGCCTTTGTGCAATACTACGGCAGTGAGGCGCTGGATGCCTCAAATCTCATCATGCCGCTCATGTTTTTCCTGTCCCCGAACGATCCGAGAATGCTGAAAACGCTGGACGCCATCAACCGTTCGCCGAAACACGGAGGCCTCGTGTCGGACGGGTTGGTCTACCGCTACGACAGCGGAACGGGAGAGGACGGCCTCACCGGGGAAGAGGGCTCGTTCACCATATGCTCGTTTTGGCTGGTCGAAGCATTGACCCGAGCGGGGCGCGTCGATCGCGCCAAACTGAGAGAGGCGCGGCTGTTGTTTGAGCGCATGTTGGGTCACGCCAACCACCTCGGGCTGTATTCGGAGGAGATCGGCCCATGCGGTGATGCGCTCGGCAACTTTCCACAGGCGTTTACTCACTTGTCCTTCATCAGCGCCGCCGTCAACCTTGATCAGGCCTTGGCGATGAAGGTGTCGTGA
- the wrbA gene encoding NAD(P)H:quinone oxidoreductase, whose protein sequence is MPKILVLYYSSYGHIETMAHAIAEGARSAGADVDIKRVPETVPEAVAQKAHYKLDQKAPIATIAELEHYDAIIVGTGTRFGRISSQMAAFLDQGGGLWARGALNGKVGGAFTSTGTQHGGQETTLFSIIANLLHFGMTIVGLDYGHAGQMNDKDIVGGAPYGATTIAGPDGSRQPSEIDLEGARYQGRRIAEVAAKLFG, encoded by the coding sequence ATGCCCAAGATTCTCGTTCTCTATTATTCATCCTACGGCCACATTGAGACCATGGCGCATGCCATTGCCGAGGGCGCTCGTTCAGCAGGCGCAGACGTGGACATCAAACGGGTGCCCGAAACTGTCCCGGAAGCCGTCGCCCAGAAGGCGCATTACAAACTAGATCAGAAGGCTCCGATCGCGACCATCGCCGAGTTGGAGCACTATGACGCCATCATCGTAGGCACCGGCACGCGCTTCGGTCGCATCTCGTCGCAGATGGCGGCGTTCCTGGACCAGGGGGGCGGATTGTGGGCGCGTGGTGCCCTGAACGGCAAAGTGGGCGGGGCTTTTACCTCGACAGGGACTCAGCATGGCGGGCAGGAAACCACGCTCTTCTCAATCATTGCCAATCTGCTGCATTTCGGCATGACGATTGTCGGACTCGACTATGGGCATGCCGGCCAAATGAACGACAAGGATATCGTGGGCGGAGCCCCGTACGGTGCGACCACTATTGCCGGACCCGATGGCAGTCGCCAGCCGAGTGAGATCGACCTGGAAGGTGCACGCTATCAGGGGCGGCGCATCGCCGAAGTCGCAGCAAAACTGTTCGGCTAG
- a CDS encoding DUF5069 domain-containing protein, whose amino-acid sequence MNDNLEKVRQLAKDLRVDYPRSPREKLGGYIIAARCVDKCRAFLLDMHGEYSYWPCSLASQWFAFTGITPEQFKDVVATGATDDDIAQWITERSKVKDPDEVLKWNNRLRDMRLSDMNLQAQQYLEEYIPKFVPNHRPVYVWFDVYDLEEKRL is encoded by the coding sequence ATGAATGACAATCTTGAAAAAGTGAGACAGTTGGCCAAGGATCTCCGCGTAGACTACCCGCGCAGCCCTCGTGAAAAGCTGGGTGGCTATATCATTGCGGCGCGGTGCGTCGATAAGTGTCGAGCGTTCCTCCTGGACATGCACGGCGAGTACAGTTATTGGCCCTGTTCTTTGGCAAGTCAATGGTTTGCATTCACCGGCATCACGCCGGAGCAATTCAAAGATGTGGTCGCCACCGGCGCGACAGACGACGATATCGCTCAATGGATCACCGAACGGTCCAAGGTGAAGGATCCGGACGAAGTGCTGAAATGGAACAACCGGTTGCGTGATATGAGACTCAGCGACATGAACCTCCAAGCACAGCAGTACCTGGAGGAATATATTCCCAAGTTCGTGCCCAACCATCGTCCGGTCTACGTATGGTTTGATGTGTACGATCTGGAAGAAAAGCGCTTGTAG
- a CDS encoding cation:proton antiporter — MQPNPVFFDDLAIVFLAAVVGGILARIARQPLILGYVLGGIAIGPFTPGPTISEPHAFELFADIGVILLMFSIGLEFSVQDLVRVKWVALAGGLLGILLSIGSALVMGNLLGWPTTQSIIIGAVTSIASTMILVRLLIDRGELRSMHGRVMIGIVLVEDVAVVAMTVLIPALGEFDSGRLLLIAQALAKAVLILVPLGYLGAKVIPHILTHVARTQNQELFLLVTLAISLGTAAVTQMVGLSLALGAFLAGLIISASEYAHETLARLLSLRDAFVALFFVTIGILIDPRIIVDNLSLLVTMIGLIVIGKFLTRTVVVRLCGYPWTTSTLVGIGLTQIGEFSFVLIQTARSAGQIGSDVYNATLAASLITILINAALVRYVPRWIGRRRLAHAQLDAAPWPPEGDTLHQHVILCGFGRVGSSLGKALEAFNLPYVVIDQNPDAIRRLQIRGTPCLYGDSSHRELLIKAGTADSSLIIVALPDIESSALAVARIRDLNASVPILARVHGPAEAERLTALGVSEIIQPEIETSATLIRHALAWFGVPKDRILDYVERYRQPVETTRHPS; from the coding sequence GTGCAACCCAATCCCGTCTTCTTTGACGACCTTGCCATCGTGTTTCTGGCCGCCGTTGTGGGCGGCATACTCGCTCGGATTGCTCGACAACCGCTCATTCTCGGCTATGTCCTGGGTGGTATCGCCATTGGTCCCTTTACCCCGGGGCCGACCATCTCGGAACCCCACGCCTTTGAGCTGTTCGCAGACATCGGTGTCATTCTCTTGATGTTCTCGATCGGACTTGAGTTTTCCGTCCAGGACCTCGTGCGCGTCAAATGGGTGGCCCTTGCAGGCGGCCTCCTCGGCATTCTTTTGTCGATCGGGTCAGCTCTCGTGATGGGCAACCTGCTCGGGTGGCCGACCACTCAAAGCATCATCATCGGAGCCGTCACGTCCATTGCGAGCACCATGATCCTTGTCCGTCTCCTGATCGATCGAGGAGAACTTCGTTCCATGCATGGACGGGTGATGATCGGCATCGTTCTGGTTGAAGACGTCGCCGTTGTGGCAATGACCGTGCTGATACCGGCCCTCGGAGAGTTTGACTCCGGACGGCTGTTGTTAATCGCTCAGGCGTTGGCAAAGGCCGTGCTCATTTTAGTGCCACTGGGCTACCTGGGTGCTAAGGTTATTCCTCACATCCTGACGCATGTGGCCAGAACCCAGAACCAAGAACTCTTCCTGTTGGTCACCCTGGCCATCAGCCTTGGAACCGCCGCCGTCACGCAGATGGTCGGACTCTCCCTCGCCTTGGGTGCCTTCCTGGCCGGCTTGATCATCAGCGCGTCCGAGTACGCGCATGAAACCTTGGCTCGATTGCTCTCGCTCCGTGACGCGTTCGTCGCACTCTTCTTCGTGACCATCGGCATTCTGATCGACCCACGCATCATCGTCGACAATCTTTCCCTCCTGGTTACGATGATTGGCTTGATCGTCATTGGGAAGTTTTTGACTCGCACCGTCGTCGTAAGGCTGTGCGGGTACCCATGGACGACCTCAACCCTGGTCGGGATCGGCCTCACACAAATCGGCGAATTCTCGTTCGTGTTGATCCAGACCGCACGATCGGCAGGTCAAATCGGCAGTGACGTATACAATGCCACGCTGGCCGCCTCTCTCATCACCATTCTGATCAATGCAGCACTCGTTCGATATGTTCCTCGTTGGATCGGTCGGAGACGTTTGGCCCATGCCCAGCTTGACGCGGCGCCCTGGCCCCCGGAAGGTGACACGCTTCACCAGCATGTCATCCTGTGCGGATTTGGACGGGTGGGCAGCTCACTTGGGAAAGCGTTGGAAGCGTTCAATCTTCCCTATGTCGTCATCGATCAAAATCCAGATGCGATCCGCCGGCTACAGATAAGAGGCACCCCCTGCCTCTATGGCGACTCCTCGCATCGCGAATTGCTGATCAAGGCCGGAACGGCGGACTCGTCTCTGATTATCGTGGCCTTACCTGACATTGAATCCTCTGCCCTCGCGGTGGCCCGCATACGCGATCTCAACGCCAGCGTTCCCATCTTGGCTCGTGTACACGGCCCGGCAGAAGCAGAACGGCTCACCGCTCTGGGAGTGAGTGAGATCATTCAGCCTGAGATTGAGACGTCGGCGACTCTCATCCGACATGCCTTGGCTTGGTTTGGAGTACCGAAGGACCGTATTCTGGACTATGTGGAGCGGTACAGGCAGCCTGTGGAAACCACGAGGCACCCGAGCTAA
- a CDS encoding histidine phosphatase family protein, with protein MSEPTQQIQLIRHREMEWSASMRHTGRTDIGLTPTAERQATLLGGMSAERRFVMVRWSNTITRSQESIIIQRGAK; from the coding sequence ATGAGTGAGCCAACTCAGCAAATCCAGCTGATTCGTCATCGTGAGATGGAATGGAGTGCGTCCATGCGGCACACGGGCCGGACCGACATCGGGCTGACTCCGACAGCCGAGCGCCAGGCGACCCTGTTGGGAGGAATGTCGGCAGAACGGAGGTTTGTTATGGTGCGCTGGAGCAATACGATCACGCGAAGTCAGGAATCAATCATCATTCAACGAGGTGCAAAATGA